In Bacteriovorax stolpii, a single genomic region encodes these proteins:
- a CDS encoding NADH:flavin oxidoreductase/NADH oxidase, which produces MTATLLSPLKLRELTLKNRIVVSPMCMYSAINGIANDWHLVHLGARASGGAAVVIVEATGVVAEGRISESCLALYNQAQMLALKPITAFIKSQGSIPAIQLAHAGRKASMSNPFNGERLLGLNEGGWEVVGPSAIAFSERYATPKALSIKEIHELVESFKHSARLALEAGFEIIEGHSAHGYLMHQFLSPLSNKRTDEFGGSLENRMRFPLMVAQALRDVWPAHLPVFFRISATDWTEGGWSIEDSVAYVNELKKIGIDLIDVSTGGNVSGAKIPLTPGYQTPFAEQVKAQTGIVTGAVGLITEFDQAEEILKTKKADVILLARELLRDPNWPIRAALHFGEKAQVPPQYARAYK; this is translated from the coding sequence ATGACCGCAACACTTTTATCACCTCTTAAACTTCGCGAGCTGACTTTAAAAAACCGCATCGTTGTTTCTCCAATGTGTATGTACTCGGCCATTAACGGTATCGCTAATGACTGGCACCTGGTTCACCTCGGCGCACGCGCTTCCGGTGGAGCTGCTGTCGTGATCGTTGAAGCAACAGGAGTTGTCGCTGAAGGAAGAATTTCTGAAAGCTGTCTTGCTCTTTATAACCAGGCCCAAATGCTCGCTTTAAAACCCATCACTGCGTTTATTAAATCTCAAGGCTCCATTCCTGCTATCCAACTTGCACACGCTGGAAGAAAAGCTTCTATGAGCAATCCATTTAATGGCGAAAGACTTTTAGGACTCAATGAAGGCGGCTGGGAAGTCGTTGGTCCTAGTGCCATTGCTTTTTCTGAGCGATATGCCACTCCTAAAGCACTTTCAATTAAAGAAATCCATGAACTGGTAGAGAGCTTTAAACACTCTGCCCGCCTCGCTCTCGAAGCTGGGTTTGAAATTATTGAGGGGCACTCAGCTCACGGCTATTTAATGCATCAGTTTCTCTCTCCACTTTCTAATAAACGCACAGATGAGTTCGGAGGATCGCTGGAAAATAGAATGCGTTTTCCACTGATGGTGGCCCAAGCGTTGCGCGACGTCTGGCCCGCTCACCTTCCGGTTTTTTTCCGTATTTCTGCGACAGACTGGACAGAAGGTGGATGGAGCATCGAAGATAGTGTTGCCTATGTGAATGAATTAAAGAAAATAGGTATCGACTTGATTGATGTCTCGACAGGAGGAAATGTTTCCGGAGCTAAAATTCCTCTGACTCCTGGGTATCAAACACCGTTTGCTGAACAAGTAAAAGCACAGACAGGAATTGTCACTGGTGCCGTAGGACTTATCACCGAATTTGATCAGGCCGAAGAAATATTAAAGACTAAAAAAGCTGATGTGATCTTGCTTGCACGCGAACTGCTCCGCGACCCGAACTGGCCGATTCGTGCAGCTCTTCACTTTGGCGAAAAAGCACAGGTGCCTCCACAATATGCGAGGGCCTATAAATAG